The Streptomyces sp. CC0208 genome window below encodes:
- a CDS encoding TIGR03767 family metallophosphoesterase, producing the protein MSRTRSVASTTPAVHRRTVLAAAGAAAVSAGVGYALRPTDSQAATTTGAAEAPVAQTVHKAAVPVEVPLAPYTRGTTVASVATPRTSSGYRRLGDGAGWSRKVRAELAAPKSGRAGRRTSLAAFVQFTDLHLMDSQHPMRLEYLRSTDVHAWRPQEALTVPGAISLVERVNALRGGPVTGAPLQFAMTTGDNTDNNSRHELDWFLTVMSGGRITPNSGDPRHYEGVQNSGLKQYWQPDSTTRDQDKQLGFPHLRGYLAAAIREVNSPGLTIPWYSTVGNHDSLPLGCYGHGDSWLAEYAVGGKKLMSLPASESKKLQDMIRKASDPQGHHFRDLLKAHARNMRSVTPDERRAPYTARDYLTAHLDPAYRGVGPVGHGYSTANLDAGTQYYSFRIADDVVGISLDTTDPGGHYQGSIGTKQLRWLDRTLRENKDSFVVVFSHHTSDSMDNLRRDPAHPDERRYGGQDVVALLASHSNVLAWVNGHIHRNVIKAHSAPDGRSFWEISTASHIDFPHLARVIELADNKDGTISIFTTLVESAAPHRTDFADLSQTGLAALYRELAYNAPGSSNKLGGASGDRNTELVLKKG; encoded by the coding sequence ATGTCGCGCACACGCTCTGTCGCCAGCACCACGCCGGCGGTCCACCGTCGCACCGTCCTCGCCGCCGCCGGTGCGGCCGCCGTCTCCGCGGGCGTCGGCTACGCCCTGCGGCCCACCGACAGCCAGGCCGCCACGACCACCGGTGCCGCCGAGGCGCCGGTGGCCCAGACCGTCCACAAGGCCGCCGTCCCCGTCGAGGTCCCCCTCGCCCCGTACACCCGCGGCACCACCGTCGCCTCCGTCGCCACCCCGCGCACGAGCTCCGGCTACCGGCGGCTCGGCGACGGCGCCGGCTGGAGCCGCAAGGTGCGCGCCGAGCTCGCCGCCCCGAAGTCCGGGCGGGCCGGCCGGCGTACCTCCCTGGCCGCGTTCGTGCAGTTCACCGACCTGCACCTGATGGACAGCCAGCACCCGATGCGCCTGGAGTACCTGCGCTCGACCGACGTGCACGCCTGGCGGCCCCAGGAGGCGCTCACCGTGCCCGGCGCGATCTCGCTCGTCGAGCGGGTCAACGCGCTGCGCGGCGGCCCCGTCACCGGCGCCCCGCTCCAGTTCGCCATGACGACCGGCGACAACACGGACAACAACTCCCGCCACGAGCTGGACTGGTTCCTCACCGTCATGAGCGGCGGCCGCATCACCCCCAACTCCGGGGACCCGCGGCATTACGAGGGCGTCCAGAACAGCGGACTCAAGCAGTACTGGCAGCCCGACTCGACCACCCGCGACCAGGACAAGCAGCTCGGCTTCCCGCACCTGCGCGGCTATCTCGCCGCCGCGATACGGGAGGTGAACAGCCCCGGCCTCACCATCCCCTGGTACTCCACGGTCGGCAACCACGACAGCCTGCCGCTCGGCTGCTACGGCCACGGCGACTCCTGGCTCGCCGAGTACGCCGTCGGCGGCAAGAAGCTGATGTCACTGCCCGCGTCCGAGTCGAAGAAGCTCCAGGACATGATCCGGAAGGCAAGCGACCCGCAGGGCCACCACTTCCGCGACCTGCTCAAGGCGCACGCCCGGAACATGCGCTCGGTCACTCCCGACGAGCGGCGCGCCCCCTACACCGCCCGCGACTACCTCACGGCCCACCTCGACCCCGCGTACCGGGGCGTGGGCCCGGTCGGCCACGGCTACTCCACCGCCAACCTCGACGCGGGCACCCAGTACTACAGCTTCCGCATCGCCGACGACGTCGTGGGCATCAGCCTCGACACCACCGACCCGGGCGGCCACTACCAGGGGTCCATCGGCACCAAGCAGCTGCGCTGGCTGGACCGGACGCTGCGGGAGAACAAGGACTCCTTCGTCGTCGTCTTCAGCCACCACACCAGCGACTCCATGGACAACCTCCGCCGCGACCCGGCCCACCCGGACGAGCGGCGCTACGGCGGCCAGGACGTCGTCGCCCTGCTCGCCAGCCACAGCAACGTCCTGGCCTGGGTCAACGGTCACATCCACCGCAATGTGATCAAGGCCCACTCGGCCCCCGACGGCCGCTCCTTCTGGGAGATCTCCACCGCCTCCCACATCGACTTCCCGCACCTCGCCCGGGTCATCGAGCTGGCCGACAACAAGGACGGCACGATCTCGATCTTCACCACCCTGGTCGAGTCCGCGGCTCCCCACCGCACCGACTTCGCCGACCTCTCCCAGACCGGCCTCGCCGCCCTCTACCGCGAACTCGCCTACAACGCGCCGGGTTCGAGCAACAAGCTGGGCGGCGCCTCGGGGGACCGGAACACGGAGCTGGTGCTGAAGAAGGGCTGA
- a CDS encoding serine hydrolase domain-containing protein — protein sequence MTVRTTVVVGATAVALTTGLAAPAMAAGSDTHAATRQAVRAAVQDGVPGVTLTARDGRSPWSTTAGTGNLRTHAPRKADDRYRVGSITKTFVSTVLLQLEAEGRLSLDDTVEKWLPGVVRGNGHDGSRITLRQLLNHTSGIFNYTADETFGRTYFLKEGFFKHRYDTQSPGRLVAVAMAHKPDFAPGTSWKYSNTNYVLAGMVIQKVTGRSYGEEIRHRIIDPLHLSATSVPGTRVTVPKPSSRAYSKLAQTATGPTYDVTELNPSLASSAGEMISDSADLDRFYSALLKGRLLPPKQLKEMKTTVPVEGVPDAGYGLALLDRKLSCGVHVWGHDGGIHGSSSVAVTTADGRHSLAFNFNGDWSGDADAVVEAEFCGE from the coding sequence ATGACCGTACGTACGACTGTGGTGGTCGGGGCGACTGCCGTGGCACTCACGACCGGCCTCGCCGCTCCGGCGATGGCGGCCGGGTCCGACACTCATGCGGCCACCCGGCAGGCCGTCCGCGCCGCGGTGCAGGACGGTGTGCCCGGGGTGACGCTCACCGCGAGGGACGGCCGCAGCCCCTGGTCGACCACCGCCGGGACGGGCAACCTGAGGACACACGCACCGCGCAAGGCGGACGACCGCTACCGGGTCGGCTCCATCACCAAGACCTTCGTCTCCACCGTGCTGCTCCAACTGGAGGCGGAGGGACGGCTGTCGCTCGACGACACGGTGGAGAAGTGGCTGCCCGGCGTGGTCCGCGGCAACGGCCACGACGGCAGCCGTATCACCCTCCGGCAACTCCTCAACCACACGAGCGGGATCTTCAACTACACCGCCGACGAGACGTTCGGGCGCACGTACTTCCTCAAGGAGGGCTTCTTCAAGCATCGTTACGACACCCAGAGCCCCGGACGGCTCGTCGCGGTCGCCATGGCCCACAAGCCGGACTTCGCGCCGGGCACCTCCTGGAAGTACTCCAACACCAACTACGTCCTGGCGGGCATGGTGATCCAGAAGGTCACCGGGCGCTCGTACGGCGAGGAGATCCGGCACCGGATCATCGACCCGCTGCACCTGAGCGCCACCTCGGTCCCCGGCACCCGCGTCACCGTCCCGAAGCCCAGCAGCCGGGCCTACTCCAAGCTCGCGCAGACGGCGACGGGGCCGACGTACGACGTCACCGAACTGAACCCCTCGCTCGCTTCCTCGGCGGGCGAGATGATCTCCGACTCGGCCGACCTGGACCGCTTCTACTCGGCCCTGCTGAAGGGCAGGCTGCTGCCCCCGAAGCAGCTGAAGGAGATGAAGACCACGGTGCCCGTCGAGGGGGTCCCGGACGCCGGCTACGGCCTCGCTCTCCTGGACCGGAAGCTCAGCTGCGGAGTCCATGTCTGGGGGCACGACGGCGGCATCCACGGCTCCTCCTCCGTGGCCGTGACCACGGCCGACGGCCGGCACTCCCTCGCCTTCAACTTCAACGGCGACTGGTCGGGGGACGCCGACGCGGTGGTCGAGGCGGAGTTCTGCGGCGAGTAG
- a CDS encoding glycosyltransferase, whose translation MLSVYEGFFSGGARIVHSDIVLGLTEGGQHHRVLSLYGEVHREATRQRMTDDTCYRALTAAGVGVTSLGRTFRGTGDSADFTGPELAETARATAGADVVLSLKEQPLGLLNQAGLPRRPVVVCLHRSDPENQGAALDELKAAIADGTVVACVCCAESTRDAYRAAGIPAELLHVIPNGVDLFRFRPDAARRLALRTELGIDQAAPVVVFAARYDAMKNVPLLLAAARAWLGRVPDGQVLMCGAGMTAANPGLTADIATAFRGAPALADRGLRLLGVRRDMETLYAASDVVALTSAWGEAAPLCLIEGMMCGAVPVATDVGDSAAIVAGHGLVTAPDPEEIAAAWSRAAAARTDLAPALAASRERFSRTRMIASYAALLDRAAAGAVRPALPDPLQRPHTQ comes from the coding sequence GTGCTGTCGGTCTACGAGGGTTTCTTCTCCGGTGGGGCCCGGATCGTGCACAGCGACATCGTTCTGGGTCTCACCGAGGGCGGCCAGCACCATCGGGTGCTGAGCCTGTACGGCGAGGTCCACCGGGAGGCGACCCGGCAGCGGATGACGGACGACACCTGCTACCGGGCGCTCACCGCGGCAGGCGTGGGCGTCACCTCCCTCGGACGCACCTTCCGCGGCACCGGTGATTCGGCCGACTTCACCGGGCCTGAGCTGGCCGAAACAGCCCGGGCGACGGCCGGCGCGGACGTCGTGCTCTCCCTGAAGGAACAGCCGCTGGGGCTGCTCAACCAGGCAGGGCTGCCGCGCCGCCCGGTGGTGGTCTGTCTGCACCGCTCCGACCCGGAGAACCAGGGCGCCGCCCTCGACGAGCTGAAGGCCGCCATCGCCGACGGCACGGTCGTGGCCTGCGTCTGCTGCGCCGAGTCGACGAGGGACGCGTACCGGGCCGCCGGGATCCCCGCCGAGCTCCTCCATGTGATCCCCAACGGCGTCGACCTCTTCCGCTTCCGCCCGGACGCGGCCCGCCGCCTCGCGCTCCGCACGGAACTCGGCATCGACCAGGCGGCCCCCGTGGTCGTCTTCGCCGCCCGCTACGACGCCATGAAGAACGTCCCCCTGCTGCTCGCCGCCGCCCGCGCCTGGCTCGGCCGGGTCCCCGACGGGCAGGTGCTGATGTGCGGGGCGGGCATGACGGCGGCGAACCCCGGGCTCACCGCGGACATCGCGACGGCGTTCCGAGGGGCCCCGGCCCTCGCGGACCGGGGACTGCGCCTGCTGGGTGTCCGGCGCGACATGGAGACGCTGTACGCCGCCTCGGACGTCGTCGCCCTCACCTCCGCCTGGGGCGAGGCCGCCCCGCTGTGTCTGATCGAGGGCATGATGTGCGGCGCGGTCCCGGTGGCGACCGACGTCGGCGACAGCGCGGCGATCGTGGCGGGGCACGGCCTGGTCACGGCCCCGGACCCGGAGGAGATCGCGGCGGCCTGGTCCCGGGCGGCGGCGGCCCGCACCGACCTCGCCCCGGCCCTCGCCGCGAGCCGCGAACGCTTCAGCCGTACGCGGATGATCGCGTCGTACGCGGCCCTGCTGGACCGTGCCGCCGCGGGCGCCGTCCGCCCCGCGCTGCCCGACCCGCTCCAGCGGCCGCACACGCAATGA
- the pepN gene encoding aminopeptidase N: MPGENLSRDEARERAALLSVDGYEVSLDLRSAVGDETGDGPRTFRSVTTIRFRCNEPGATSFADLIAPSVTALSLNGRDLDPGEVFDGSRIALEDLAADNELVVDAQCAYSRTGEGMHRFVDPEDGEVYLYTQYEPADSRRVFANFEQPDLKAPFRFEVRAPEGWTVWSNGVGTESDGVWRFAETKPISTYITCVVAGPYHYVTDSYERVLDDGTRLEIPLGALCRKGLAPHFDSDDVFLVTKQGLDFFHEHFDYPYPFGKYDQAFVPEYNLGAMENPGLVTFREEFIFRGKVTRSSYEGRANVILHEMAHMWFGDLVTMVWWDDLWLKESFADFMGTFANVGATRFTDAWITFANRRKAWAYRADQLPSTHPITADIRDLQDAKLNFDGITYAKGASVLKQLVAYVGQDAFLEGARRYFKRHAYGNTRLGDLLSVLEETSGRDMGTWARSWLQTAGVNSLTPQVLLNAEGRIDELAVVQEAAESHPELRPHRVAVGLYRRTPAGALERYARAEADVDGPRTVVAELAGAEAPELVLVNDDDLTYCKTRFDAGSLETLKAGLGDLTDPLARALCWSALWNMTRDALLPAREFVDIVLRFAGRESDIGVLQMLHAWAESALVHYAAPEWRDTGAVLLAEGAERELLAAEPGSEQQLAWARFFARTAAGRAAFDLLQGLLDGTSAIEGLDVDQELRWAFLQPLTVWGVADEKALAAELARDDTASGKRHQVRCLAARPSEAVKAQAWAQVVESDALSNALAEATIAGFEQPSQRNLLEPYTEKYFAAIERIWKDRSIQIAMNLVSGLFPSLQDSRATLDAADAWLAAHEDAAPALRRLVLEGRDDLARALRGQECDAQAVNPVNHG, translated from the coding sequence GTGCCCGGTGAGAATCTGTCCCGTGACGAGGCCCGGGAGCGGGCCGCCCTGCTGTCCGTCGACGGGTACGAGGTGTCCCTCGACCTGCGCTCGGCGGTCGGGGACGAGACCGGGGACGGTCCGCGCACCTTCCGGTCGGTGACCACGATCCGCTTCCGGTGCAACGAGCCGGGGGCGACGAGCTTCGCGGACCTGATCGCGCCGAGCGTCACGGCCCTCTCGCTGAACGGCCGGGACCTCGACCCCGGCGAGGTCTTCGACGGCTCCCGGATCGCCCTGGAGGACCTGGCCGCGGACAACGAACTGGTCGTGGACGCGCAGTGCGCCTACTCCCGCACCGGCGAGGGCATGCACCGCTTCGTCGACCCCGAGGACGGCGAGGTCTACCTCTACACGCAGTACGAGCCGGCCGACTCCCGCCGCGTCTTCGCCAACTTCGAGCAGCCGGACCTCAAGGCGCCCTTCCGCTTCGAGGTGCGGGCGCCGGAGGGCTGGACGGTGTGGAGCAACGGCGTCGGGACGGAGAGCGACGGGGTCTGGCGGTTCGCGGAGACGAAGCCGATCTCGACGTACATCACGTGTGTGGTGGCGGGTCCCTACCACTACGTGACGGACTCCTACGAGCGCGTCCTCGACGACGGCACCCGCCTGGAGATCCCCCTCGGCGCCCTGTGCCGCAAGGGGCTCGCCCCCCACTTCGACTCCGACGACGTCTTCCTCGTCACCAAGCAGGGCCTGGACTTCTTCCACGAGCACTTCGACTACCCGTACCCCTTCGGGAAGTACGACCAGGCGTTCGTGCCCGAGTACAACCTCGGTGCGATGGAGAACCCGGGCCTGGTGACCTTCCGCGAGGAGTTCATCTTCCGGGGCAAGGTCACGCGGTCGTCCTACGAGGGCCGGGCCAACGTCATCCTGCACGAGATGGCCCACATGTGGTTCGGCGACCTGGTCACCATGGTCTGGTGGGACGACCTGTGGCTGAAGGAGTCCTTCGCGGACTTCATGGGGACCTTCGCCAACGTCGGCGCGACCCGCTTCACCGACGCCTGGATCACCTTCGCCAACCGCCGCAAGGCCTGGGCCTACCGCGCCGACCAACTGCCCTCCACGCACCCCATCACCGCCGACATCCGCGACCTCCAGGACGCCAAGCTCAACTTCGACGGCATCACGTACGCCAAGGGCGCCTCCGTACTGAAGCAGCTCGTCGCGTACGTCGGACAGGACGCGTTCCTGGAGGGCGCCCGGCGCTACTTCAAGCGGCACGCGTACGGCAACACACGGCTCGGCGACCTGCTGTCCGTCCTGGAGGAGACCAGCGGCCGGGACATGGGCACATGGGCGCGGTCCTGGCTCCAGACGGCCGGGGTCAACTCGCTGACTCCGCAGGTGCTGTTGAACGCCGAGGGGCGCATCGACGAGCTGGCGGTCGTGCAGGAGGCGGCCGAGTCGCACCCGGAGCTGCGGCCGCACCGGGTAGCGGTGGGGCTGTACCGCCGTACGCCCGCAGGGGCGCTGGAGCGGTACGCGCGTGCCGAGGCGGACGTCGACGGCCCGCGTACGGTCGTCGCGGAACTGGCCGGTGCCGAGGCGCCGGAGCTCGTGCTGGTCAACGACGACGACCTGACGTACTGCAAGACCCGCTTCGACGCGGGCTCCCTGGAGACCCTGAAGGCGGGGCTCGGCGACCTCACCGACCCGCTCGCCCGTGCTTTGTGCTGGTCGGCGCTGTGGAACATGACGCGGGACGCGCTGCTCCCGGCCAGGGAGTTCGTGGACATCGTGCTGCGCTTCGCGGGCCGCGAGTCCGACATCGGCGTCCTGCAGATGCTGCACGCCTGGGCCGAGTCGGCGCTCGTGCACTACGCGGCGCCCGAGTGGCGGGACACGGGCGCGGTGCTGCTCGCCGAGGGGGCCGAGCGGGAGCTGCTCGCCGCCGAGCCGGGCAGCGAGCAGCAGCTGGCGTGGGCGCGGTTCTTCGCGCGGACGGCCGCGGGCCGGGCCGCCTTCGACCTGTTGCAGGGCCTGCTGGACGGCACGTCGGCCATCGAGGGGCTGGACGTCGACCAGGAGCTGCGGTGGGCGTTCCTGCAGCCGCTGACCGTGTGGGGGGTCGCCGACGAGAAGGCGCTGGCCGCCGAGCTCGCCCGCGACGACACCGCCTCCGGCAAGCGCCACCAGGTCCGCTGCCTGGCCGCCCGGCCCTCCGAGGCGGTCAAGGCGCAGGCGTGGGCGCAGGTCGTGGAGTCCGACGCGCTGTCCAACGCGCTGGCCGAGGCGACGATCGCGGGGTTCGAGCAGCCGTCCCAGCGGAACCTGCTGGAGCCGTACACGGAGAAGTACTTCGCGGCGATCGAGCGGATCTGGAAGGACCGCTCGATCCAGATCGCGATGAACCTCGTCTCGGGGCTGTTCCCCTCCCTCCAGGACTCGCGGGCGACGCTGGACGCGGCCGACGCGTGGCTCGCGGCCCACGAGGACGCGGCGCCGGCGCTGCGCAGACTGGTGCTGGAGGGGCGGGACGATCTGGCGCGGGCGCTGCGGGGGCAGGAGTGCGACGCGCAGGCCGTCAACCCCGTCAACCACGGGTGA
- a CDS encoding DsbA family protein, with translation MSETASTSGKTPVDFWFDPLCPWAWMTSRWVLEVEKVRDIEVRWHIMSLAVLNEPKIDELPEEYRELLETKAWQPIRVVTAAWQKHGSDILGPLYTALGTRIHNEGQGPTREAVEGALADVGLPADLIEYFDQKDFEFDAELRASHKEGIDKVGQDVGTPVIAVPGPDGEQIAFFGPVVTPAPKGEEAARLWDGTLAVASVPGFYEIKRSRTKGPDFSNL, from the coding sequence ATGTCCGAGACCGCGAGCACCTCCGGCAAGACCCCCGTCGACTTCTGGTTCGACCCGCTGTGCCCCTGGGCCTGGATGACCTCCCGCTGGGTCCTGGAGGTCGAGAAGGTCCGGGACATCGAGGTGCGCTGGCACATCATGAGCCTGGCGGTGCTGAACGAACCGAAGATCGACGAGCTGCCCGAGGAGTACCGCGAGCTGCTTGAGACCAAGGCCTGGCAGCCGATCCGGGTGGTCACCGCGGCCTGGCAGAAGCACGGCTCCGACATCCTCGGCCCGCTGTACACCGCGCTCGGCACCCGTATCCACAACGAGGGCCAGGGCCCGACGCGCGAGGCCGTCGAGGGCGCTCTGGCGGACGTCGGCCTGCCCGCCGACCTGATCGAGTACTTCGACCAGAAGGACTTCGAGTTCGACGCCGAACTGCGCGCCTCCCACAAGGAGGGCATCGACAAGGTCGGCCAGGACGTCGGCACCCCGGTCATCGCGGTTCCCGGCCCCGACGGCGAGCAGATCGCCTTCTTCGGCCCGGTCGTCACCCCGGCCCCCAAGGGCGAGGAGGCCGCCCGCCTGTGGGACGGCACGCTGGCGGTCGCCTCGGTTCCGGGCTTCTACGAGATCAAGCGCAGCCGCACCAAGGGCCCCGACTTCAGCAACCTGTAG
- a CDS encoding FGGY-family carbohydrate kinase, with translation MYVGIDVGTSVVKAAAFDSGGRQLAVESRPVELSLHGGFVEQDMDEVYGAVVDVLGKLTGRVPEPVELAGLTGQGDGVWLVDKEGRPVRSALSWMDGRAHQLLDQWLADGTFETVFRRTGGAMFPGSPGPLLAWLDRYDPKSLDAAAAAVYCKDMVFQRLTGAARATTDVSDASMPFLDPRTRSYDNRVVELLGLTRRRRLLPPVGDPITTGETREGLPSGTRISNGPYDLPACALGAGVTEPGDGLLIVGTCLAALVATTELDLTGEPAGLYISTDRHGHRLRAMPAMVGTAALDWVLSTTGVTHAEVDELLASTPPGAHGVRVLPYFAPSGERAPFVEPHLRAELTGVSLETTPADLIRATCEGIGYAARHCLEAAGLTGSLAVCGGGTRSSAWMQLLADVLGRPLRVVEGEVGARGAVLAAAEQYGVSLDAEVWTEPTAVVEPDPGRCAYYSKGFQEHLGRLDVARGRAGR, from the coding sequence ATGTACGTCGGTATTGATGTGGGCACATCCGTCGTCAAGGCCGCCGCCTTCGACAGCGGGGGCCGTCAACTGGCCGTCGAGTCGCGCCCGGTGGAGCTCTCCCTGCACGGCGGGTTCGTCGAGCAGGACATGGACGAGGTCTACGGCGCCGTCGTCGACGTCCTCGGCAAGCTGACCGGGCGGGTGCCGGAGCCGGTGGAGCTGGCCGGGCTGACCGGGCAGGGCGACGGGGTGTGGCTGGTCGACAAGGAGGGGCGGCCGGTGCGTTCCGCGCTGTCCTGGATGGACGGGCGGGCGCACCAACTGCTCGACCAGTGGCTCGCGGACGGCACGTTCGAGACGGTGTTCCGGCGGACCGGCGGTGCGATGTTCCCGGGCTCGCCGGGGCCGTTGCTGGCCTGGCTCGACCGGTACGACCCGAAGTCCCTGGACGCCGCCGCGGCCGCCGTGTACTGCAAGGACATGGTCTTCCAGCGGCTCACGGGCGCCGCGCGGGCGACGACGGACGTGTCGGACGCGTCCATGCCGTTCCTCGACCCGCGGACCCGGTCGTACGACAACCGGGTGGTGGAGCTCCTCGGGCTCACCCGTCGCCGGCGACTGCTGCCGCCCGTCGGGGATCCGATCACCACGGGCGAGACCCGGGAAGGGCTGCCGTCCGGGACACGGATCTCGAACGGGCCGTACGACCTGCCGGCCTGTGCGCTGGGGGCGGGGGTCACTGAGCCCGGGGACGGTCTTTTGATCGTGGGGACCTGTCTCGCCGCGCTGGTCGCCACGACCGAGCTCGATCTGACCGGTGAGCCGGCCGGCCTGTACATCTCCACCGACCGGCACGGGCATCGGCTGCGGGCGATGCCGGCGATGGTCGGGACCGCCGCGCTGGACTGGGTGCTGTCGACGACGGGCGTCACGCACGCGGAGGTGGACGAGCTGCTGGCGTCGACTCCGCCGGGGGCGCACGGGGTGCGGGTGCTGCCGTACTTCGCTCCCTCAGGGGAGCGGGCTCCCTTTGTCGAGCCTCATCTGCGGGCCGAGCTCACGGGGGTCTCGCTGGAGACGACGCCTGCCGATCTGATCCGGGCGACCTGTGAGGGGATCGGTTACGCGGCTCGGCACTGTCTGGAGGCGGCCGGGCTGACGGGGTCGCTGGCGGTGTGCGGTGGGGGGACCCGGAGTTCCGCGTGGATGCAGTTGCTGGCCGATGTGCTCGGGCGGCCGCTCAGGGTTGTGGAGGGGGAGGTGGGTGCCCGGGGGGCGGTGCTGGCTGCGGCCGAGCAGTACGGGGTCTCTCTTGACGCGGAGGTGTGGACCGAACCGACGGCCGTTGTCGAGCCGGATCCGGGGCGTTGCGCGTATTACTCCAAGGGGTTCCAGGAGCATTTGGGACGGTTGGATGTGGCTCGGGGGCGGGCCGGACGTTAG
- a CDS encoding 2-hydroxyacid dehydrogenase, translated as MTQRTDPVRVVAAGDHFVLPGLIAGAVEAELGGISAKTKELTLGWPLEPFGPVSEVTEASDAEDELIEALDGAEVLVTQMGPVTERVLNAADSLRLVVVCRGGPVNVNLDAAKARDVRVCFAPGRNAAATAEFTVGMLLAAVRRIPQAHDLLAGQGSWEGGAAYYTYEHSGLELEDLPVGLVGYGAVGSRVARVLCAFGAQVMVYDPYVRGEIHGLRVSSLDQLLTRSRVITLHARLTAETRGLIGARELALLPEGAVVVNVARGPLIDEGALCDALEAGRVSAAALDTYEHEPLPPDSRLRALADRVVLTPHLGGASRAVAEKAARIAAEEVGRWARGERLAHCLT; from the coding sequence ATGACCCAGAGGACCGATCCCGTACGTGTCGTGGCGGCCGGCGACCACTTCGTCCTGCCCGGGCTGATCGCCGGGGCCGTCGAGGCCGAGCTGGGCGGCATCAGCGCGAAGACGAAGGAGTTGACGCTCGGCTGGCCCCTGGAGCCCTTCGGGCCCGTCTCGGAGGTGACGGAGGCGAGCGACGCCGAGGACGAGCTGATCGAGGCGCTGGACGGCGCGGAAGTCCTCGTCACCCAGATGGGCCCGGTCACCGAGCGGGTGCTGAACGCCGCCGACAGCCTGCGGCTGGTCGTCGTGTGCCGGGGCGGCCCGGTCAACGTGAACCTCGACGCGGCCAAGGCCCGTGACGTACGGGTGTGCTTCGCGCCCGGCCGCAACGCCGCCGCCACCGCCGAGTTCACCGTCGGCATGCTGCTGGCCGCCGTGCGCCGCATCCCGCAGGCCCACGACCTCCTTGCCGGACAGGGCAGTTGGGAGGGCGGCGCGGCCTACTACACGTACGAGCACAGCGGCCTGGAGCTGGAGGACCTGCCCGTCGGACTCGTCGGCTACGGCGCCGTCGGCAGCCGGGTCGCCCGTGTGCTGTGCGCCTTCGGGGCGCAGGTGATGGTGTACGACCCCTATGTGCGCGGCGAGATCCACGGTCTGCGCGTGTCCTCCCTCGACCAGCTCCTCACCCGCTCCCGGGTGATCACCCTGCACGCCCGTCTGACCGCCGAGACCCGCGGCCTGATCGGCGCCCGCGAGCTGGCACTGCTGCCCGAGGGGGCGGTCGTGGTGAACGTGGCCCGCGGCCCGCTGATCGACGAGGGCGCCCTGTGCGACGCCCTCGAAGCCGGCCGGGTGTCGGCGGCGGCCCTCGACACCTACGAGCACGAGCCGCTGCCACCGGACTCCCGGCTGCGCGCCCTGGCCGACCGGGTCGTGTTGACCCCGCACCTCGGCGGGGCGAGCCGCGCGGTGGCCGAGAAGGCGGCGAGGATCGCGGCGGAGGAGGTGGGCCGCTGGGCGCGTGGGGAGCGGTTGGCGCACTGCCTGACCTGA